The region ggaaaaatgagactcctattggCGGACAGTGGGAGTATATTAGTGCTTATATTTTATACTTTGATATTTCCaacaatatattattaataagaGAATTAGAAAATGCTAGCTTTGCATGCCCTGGACTGAAAGCAATATTGATCAATGCACGATTGAAACATGCTTAAACCTTGAAATATAtaaggagtattataaatatgttcTATTTCTTTTTAGATTAAATTTGAGGAAACCATATTAACACGTGAAAGTAGATGAGCTAAAATGTAGAAGGGCTATAGAGTCATTTACACAGAGATATTTCGTAGCTAGCTCATCTATAAATTGGGTTGAGAAGAAGGCTTCTcatcacaccaaaatcatatctCCTCCTCCTATAAACCCTTCTTCTACTCATCTTTCTCTTTGTTTTTCGGTAAGTCATAGTTATAGGATAGTATTCCTTTGATATTATATGCATTAAACCCTATTTCACTATGGATATTAAACCCAATTTTACTATGGATATTAATCTTGACTTTgtgaaaaataaagtagtaaaaaaaGATAGCGGAATGTgaatcatacttttatatactcctgtATTTGTAAAATGTGGTgttatcttttttcttttttttttcatgttgGTTTACTTCAGGCTGCAAGTATGTCTATTTGGGCGCTTCCAAAGGcgatttcttaaaactcgtgcctgtATTTTCAGGAAACAACGTTAAGAATGGGAGTTTGGGCGCTTCCAAAGGCGATCACGATCAAGTCACAGGACTTCAAAGACAGAGGCCACATTTACCGCAGGGACAACAATGGCACCATAGCCCTCGGAGAAGCGGACGTTTTCAGCACGAAGGCTCGTATCGAAGTAGAACATGCCAAGACGGACAGCAAGTACGTTAACCTCCGATTCTCGTACACCAACCGGTACATGCACCGCACATCCGACGGGAGCTGGGCCATGGCGGCCGTCTCCACCAAACCCCAGGAAGACTTGTCCGACCCTTTCTGCACATTGTTTGAGCCAATTAAGGTTGACGGCGACATCTTCTACTTAATTCACGCTCAGAGTGGAGGCCGCCTCGTGATAGACAGTGCAAGCTTCCTCTTCTTCGTCGAGTTCGACTTGACCAGCACCACTCGAGGCTATCTCTCTGCAGTCGATTTTGATTCATTAGTCCGCCTTCCCGTCCGCGGCAACCTCGCCTTCATCGGAGATAACGGGAAATACCTCAAGGCCTTCACTTGGTTCAACAACTACTTCCAGCTCTCGTCCGACATCCCCAACGACACCCTTTCGCGCCACCAGGTATCGGAGGTGGCCGACGGCCATGTCCGTCTGACATCTATCCACTGGAGCGTGCTGTGGAGTCTCGCCACCTCCGGCTGGATATTCGGCAACACCACGGATTTATCCAACCCCAACACTCTCTTCTGGCCTATCAAAATCAATGCAAACACCATCGCCCTTCGTGCAGCCGACGGCAAATTCTGCCAGCGTCGCGTCACCAGCAACCTCGCTAATGGAAGCATCGGAACCGAGGACACCTCTCTGACGAAAGAAGCCGAGTTGCAGGTGTTATCAactgtcacacttcattttagACTTCGCATTTTACtaactcattttattataacatTCCACCAATTAGTCGGGGACTAAAGGAATATTGGTATATTTAATTATACTCCTATTTGTTGTTTATacctcatttttctatttacaCAGATTGTTTCTTCGTTATATAAATACATacagtatttttaaaatttgccAACAGGTGGAGGAATTGGTGACGAAGAGTTTTGATTTTGAGTTGACTGAATTAATTTCGTTTACTCCATGACGTAGCATATTTAATCATTTGTGCTTGGTGAGTTTAATTGTTCTTCGAATGATCGGAATTATTACCAAGACACTCGATAATTTGTTTTACGAGTCTGAACTGTGATTGTGAAATCACAACTTGATTTTAATAGTCCATTTTCTTAAGGATTACTGTTTGTTAGGCTGAATTCCGTGTTGAGTGTTTTATTGAATACCAATCCTGTGcccaaattataattaatttaaatcctattttaGTGTGGGCCCAATTAACTAAAAATCCTTCAATCCAATGACTCCTCTTCATGGTACCAGCGCCAGAAATCCATTCTTTCTCTTCAAGCATTTTTTTAGAAGCTCTCCTCATTCTGCATAATCTTTCACAAAAATAAACCAGTCAATTAACAATAAATTCCTTTTAAATACGCAGTTACCGCAATCAATCACTCCTACTAAAATCACTCCTTGTCTAGATATCAACATCTCTGTAACTATACCAAATGTACTTAATGAAATTTTGTGaaccttaattattttaaacatTTAACATGTAACTTTTTGTCCACACAAAATAATAATTTGcgtttaattttatattcttttctaTAATTGTAACTTGtgatatattaaattttaattatcatccactaaattaaatatgtactttttttagctagactaattaataaatttatgtatttcaTTATATgtatcaataaaaatattatttaattaattatatatacaacATTTAATATGTTTTGTTatgtatattaattataatttatgtaTCATGAACTAGTAACCTCGTCAGTTCACTTACAGGTCCCGTTTTTAAATCATCACCTACCACAATCCCGTCCACCCAAGTTAAGTGCCCCGGGGCGTCGCCTTCCTTTATCTTCCGCGACAACTCCTGCAAATCACGCAGGGACTCCGTCTCCCTGCGAACCGTGTCCAGCACCGTCGGCACTGGCTGGGCCACCGCCACAAATGCCACGACTTCTGCATCGGGTGTCGCTGCTGCCGTCACGTCACTGCCCAGGTCAGCCGTAAGTTTGGCGAGGACATTGGAATTCTGTCCGTCGATCTCCTCACGCCTAGACAAAGCATCTGCTGCCTTATTCGAGGTTCTTGTCTTATACTCAATAGAAAACTTATAACCCATCAATTTGCGCACGTAAAACTGCTGGTTGAGAGTTTGCACCACTTGCTGCAGAAGTTCTTTCAGGCTTTTCTGATCAGTTCGAATGACGAATTGGCGCCCCAAAAGATATTGATGCCATTTTTGCACTGCCTCAACTATGGCGTACAACTCCTTGTGGTAGGTGGATGCCACTCGACGTCTCGGCTCCAATTTCTTGCTGAAGAAAGCGATGGGAAGGCCTGTTTGAAGTAAAACTGCGCCAGTGCCTGTGTCGGAGGCGTTCATTTCCACACAAAACTGCACCGGCAAACGTAAAACCGGTGCAGGCGTCCGTTTCTACACAAGCTAAAAGCACGCAATATCTTAAACACCCatctcaaaaaaaatttaaggaaACAAAACAAGAACTAAGTAAAAATAAACACTCAAACACACCAAAATAAAAACCAAAACACACACAAGCACACAAAAGCAATAAATGTACCTACGAGGGGTTGTCTCCCCTATAGCGCAACTTTTTACCGGCGTATGCTCGACGCTATGCAAGCTCCATCTACTCGATCAAGCCAACAACAAAGACCTCGCCTTGTTGCTCCTTAGTGTAGAACCTCTTTAGATTTTGACCATTGGCCTTGAACGTGCTTCCATCGGGTCCAATGAGCTCCATTGTGCCATTGCTCATAACTTCTTTGATAGTGAAGGCCGGACCACTTAGATTTGAGCTTGCCCGGGAAAAACCTCAACTTGTGGTTGAAGAGtacaacggcgccaaaaacttgactcgaTTTATTTTTAACACGAGAAATACctgcaagtgtacggggctagtgtatcATACAACAAGTAAGAGTATCGTACCCCACAGAGACGAATTGTGTAAACTTAAGTACCACGAACCAactttaactactatctagataATCCGGAAAGTTTGGTTTGATTTTAGaaaacaattaaacataaacaagcTAAAAGCACGCAACAAAAGATAAGTTTCAAATAAGATAACAAGGTAGAGCTTTGGATCCGACTACAACGAACACAATGCGAACAATTCAACAACTTCGATTGCCcaattgaagtctctaggattgctaggaaagccgctagtctaggctaagccccctctcgagtgcactcaacccgttgattaaccattaatattgaagtctccttctaatacttcacaattaactccttaaaacaaaaggctcaagccctcactctagaattccttctctcgaatgcaaattatctaggtgttgttcattcttttatcaatcctaattaggtatctctccgttactcaaaactaggtcaccaaacccaattggtagctaagcaattgaattgaaaaagctCAAGAACgaaacaaagaaatcacaagagcataggtaatcaaaagtccttgaattaatcaaaagcgttcattgtagtcttcaccaaaactctacaaaagATTTAGCCACTCATATTCAACGCAAATTCACAAGGGAAattgacaaacacagattttgcatgtttttaaggactagatttgacttgttttaaatgtcaatcatgcaaattatgttcttaaattgcataagttatacatttggtatttttgacatgtttgttgataaatgatagaaaaagatggaaaaaggtgaaaaaaggccaaagtgcagcagcctctgtttgagcccattctggaagcgattttgaagtccaatcagtgcctACTAGATACCAGTCTCTTCGAAAGaccttcgcgtggataccttaaacatctaaatcggagttctgtggagaaagttatggccattttacAAACATCGCGCAGGGTAGTCAAAATCTGGCGAaaattaggcggaaattcacgaaagaaaagaaattattatattgtgaagccaaatatctcctatttcttgtagggcacgaaatttatcaaaaataaacctttttccagcctataaatacctctgaacctaattcataatctttatctcagagcctccaatccttctccatctctacacctctttccattccataatacacacataattcatccatcttccattggagcggagctctgcagatccaggcaagagaagactgaagattgaagattcaaccttgggttttatcaatttctttcatgtctcgtactttaattgtagtttttacatgtctatgagtagaacatcttttgtagaatttttggtatagatattcgattgattttccttgttagctcttgcagttatttgatttatctggtgctttctatgttcaattgattagctacctcttgaatacatgttagagttgattagagtactcgggagacgaaataactgacttggaaaaagggataattcacaccttaattcaatagaactcgggagagtcgaggttttgagtgaggtccttgatcttatatgcttttaggagttaggggtttaagggttagaaggggacttcaatcctatcacctaatctacaggtttctcacctcgggagggggtttaatctataattgtgatcgacttaatagctctggagaccgtaattcaaggaagtcgattgtgtttttggatcctaaaattctacattcttaagcctgctttgtattatttctttttatgttttccattttttttgtttatttcttccagtcaagtttaattaatcaacccaaaaatcacatgtctctagatagtatatgacgcttagtatatggtagtcagttgcaatcttattccatgtgttcgatagggatgtcaatttagcccgcaacccgtgggctgacccgaatagcccgccaaatttatagggttagggctgaaaatttccagcccgataaaattacagcccgattagcccgcacccgattaacccgcaacccgttagggccagacccgaaaacccgatgggctggcccggaaacccgataaaatttatattgttctatttgtttgactctaattcgacacttcattgattattttataatacagattactgaaaaaataactttccattttatatattaaatatataaattatatattaagtttttattaatataataatagataaatgaattagaaacttcaaatttactaaaaaaatatatttaaatttctaaacatgctttaaaatttcttgatatttatgttttatgtt is a window of Salvia splendens isolate huo1 chromosome 3, SspV2, whole genome shotgun sequence DNA encoding:
- the LOC121794247 gene encoding uncharacterized protein LOC121794247 — translated: MGVWALPKAITIKSQDFKDRGHIYRRDNNGTIALGEADVFSTKARIEVEHAKTDSKYVNLRFSYTNRYMHRTSDGSWAMAAVSTKPQEDLSDPFCTLFEPIKVDGDIFYLIHAQSGGRLVIDSASFLFFVEFDLTSTTRGYLSAVDFDSLVRLPVRGNLAFIGDNGKYLKAFTWFNNYFQLSSDIPNDTLSRHQVSEVADGHVRLTSIHWSVLWSLATSGWIFGNTTDLSNPNTLFWPIKINANTIALRAADGKFCQRRVTSNLANGSIGTEDTSLTKEAELQVEELVTKSLVNNVRYQSEYGRVFNEIPHTGWSSTVVNSQDVDVTFSLSFTYQDTKEYTFARSYTLETGVPTVFDAALPFVGPNGSIDEAAAKINAELQWNAVNSMTRTVTGKGSVTVPAKETHGSWLAISTFPRSPILTRQATIHEFPCYRL